From Alteromonas sp. RKMC-009, one genomic window encodes:
- a CDS encoding ABC transporter ATP-binding protein encodes MISTRNITKTVSTSEGELQILQPISFEVKAGESVAIVGASGSGKSTLLSLLAGLDEVSSGEIHLDGAPLHTMNEEARARLRGEKVGFIFQSFMLVQSLTAIENVMLPAEISGLSDAKGRAKKILEQVGLSHRAHHYPNQLSGGEQQRVAIARAFIGQPKILFADEPTGNLDAANSEKIEQLLFQMNRELGTTLVLVTHDNELALRCSRQLTMQAGELTETTVSSGPVAEEA; translated from the coding sequence ATGATTAGCACCCGAAATATTACGAAAACAGTATCTACGAGTGAAGGTGAGCTTCAGATCCTTCAACCAATTTCATTCGAAGTCAAGGCAGGTGAGTCTGTTGCCATTGTCGGCGCGTCTGGTTCCGGCAAATCCACTTTACTGAGTCTGCTGGCAGGGCTGGATGAAGTGAGCAGCGGAGAAATTCATCTCGACGGCGCTCCCCTTCATACCATGAACGAAGAAGCGCGGGCACGGCTGAGAGGGGAAAAAGTCGGGTTTATTTTCCAGAGCTTTATGCTGGTGCAAAGTCTGACAGCCATCGAGAATGTCATGCTGCCTGCGGAGATTTCAGGGCTAAGTGACGCGAAAGGCCGCGCGAAGAAAATTCTGGAGCAGGTGGGATTGTCCCACAGAGCGCATCATTACCCTAATCAGTTGTCCGGCGGCGAGCAACAACGGGTTGCTATCGCAAGGGCGTTTATCGGTCAGCCAAAAATCCTCTTTGCCGATGAGCCTACAGGTAATCTTGATGCTGCCAACAGTGAAAAAATTGAGCAGCTTTTATTTCAGATGAACCGTGAGCTGGGCACGACACTGGTGCTGGTTACCCATGATAATGAGCTGGCACTTCGTTGCTCACGACAGTTGACGATGCAGGCGGGGGAACTGACCGAAACTACGGTGTCATCCGGTCCTGTCGCTGAGGAAGCCTGA
- a CDS encoding arylesterase, with amino-acid sequence MLQRYRRFAFAWALLFLQLLVVSDHLHAASENQQTSPHFKLLVLGDSLSAGYGLKQQEGWVSLLQNIWNDEQHQIDVINAAISGETTDGGLARLPRLLEQHQPTHVLIELGGNDGLQGHPVTKTKSNLNEMVKLAKASGATVFIQDMEIPTNYGRRYTQMFANAFDAVAEENDINLIPFFLQQVALDKSLMQNDGIHPNAEAQPMIAQFMAQQLAPLILNRS; translated from the coding sequence TTGTTACAACGATACCGCCGCTTTGCTTTTGCATGGGCTCTTTTATTTTTACAGCTGTTGGTGGTTTCAGATCATCTGCACGCTGCGTCAGAAAATCAGCAAACATCACCGCATTTCAAACTGTTAGTCCTGGGTGATAGCCTAAGTGCAGGCTATGGTTTAAAGCAACAGGAAGGCTGGGTTAGTTTGTTACAAAATATCTGGAATGACGAACAGCATCAGATTGATGTAATAAACGCCGCGATAAGCGGAGAAACCACCGACGGTGGCCTTGCCAGACTTCCCAGATTGCTGGAACAACATCAGCCAACACATGTACTTATAGAATTGGGTGGTAATGACGGATTACAAGGTCATCCGGTCACAAAGACGAAATCCAACCTGAACGAAATGGTTAAGCTGGCAAAAGCGTCGGGGGCCACTGTGTTCATACAGGATATGGAAATTCCTACAAATTACGGGCGTCGCTACACACAGATGTTCGCCAATGCATTTGATGCGGTGGCAGAAGAAAATGACATAAATTTAATCCCGTTTTTCTTGCAACAGGTAGCGCTGGATAAATCTTTGATGCAGAACGACGGGATTCATCCTAATGCAGAAGCCCAGCCAATGATTGCACAGTTTATGGCTCAGCAACTCGCACCGCTCATTCTGAACCGGAGCTGA